One Castanea sativa cultivar Marrone di Chiusa Pesio chromosome 4, ASM4071231v1 DNA window includes the following coding sequences:
- the LOC142630374 gene encoding wax ester synthase/diacylglycerol acyltransferase 4-like yields MSFLKDVFLPINPRFSSIMVTGKKGEKQWQRVEVKLEDHINVPIFPIGLSPDSYDNYFDDCISEIAMNQFPQNKPLWDIHIIKYPTSNAAGTIIFNLHHALGDGYSLMGALLSSLQRADNPSLPLTFPSSQRSESKSDRLSRGVSQLFSSIFNTTIYDFGWCMLKSNLIEADRTQIRSGEKEWSFDQLQYQLYMTFSLDHIKFIKDKLGVVRSTYIYTHTHVYNN; encoded by the exons ATGTCATTTCTCAAAGATGTATTCCTCCCCATCAATCCTCGTTTCTCCTCCATTATG GTTACAGGTAAAAAAGGTGAGAAACAATGGCAAAGAGTAGAAGTGAAGCTTGAAGACCACATTAACGTTCCCATTTTCCCTATTGGATTGTCACCTGATTCATATGACAATTATTTTGATGACTGCATTTCAGAGATAGCGATGAACCAGTTTCCACAAAACAAACCACTATGGGACATTCACATCATTAAATATCCAACAAGCAATGCAGCTGGTACTATCATATTCAATCTTCACCATGCTCTTGGCGATGGTTACTCTCTCATGGGTGCACTTCTTTCTAGTCTGCAAAGAGCTGATAATCCTTCGCTTCCCTTAACATTTCCTTCTAGCCAACGCTCAGAGTCAAAAAGTGATAGATTAAGCAGAGGGGTGTCCCAACTCTTTTCCTCAAtctttaatactactatatatgATTTTGGATGGTGCATGTTAAAGAGCAATTTGATTGAAGCTGATCGAACTCAGATAAGGTCTGGGGAAAAGGAGTGGAGTTTCGACCAATTACAATATCAACTATACATGACATTCTCTCTCGATCATATCAAATTTATTAAGGACAAGCTTGGAGTGGTAAgatcaacatatatatatacacacacacacgtttACAATAACTAG